In one Culex quinquefasciatus strain JHB chromosome 2, VPISU_Cqui_1.0_pri_paternal, whole genome shotgun sequence genomic region, the following are encoded:
- the LOC6045008 gene encoding uncharacterized protein LOC6045008 isoform X3, with product MGKAARRSVASDPSSPTLSFLQRYSSTDPAAATSSTDAKRTSSPFSSSPFFFSSNSSPASSSPYRSPRSSSAEGQPQTTSGDSGSSSSSSSDYSDEHPLFEPEAYTPSPPLGTSPEQTTPKFGNQTQADRDRERLRMEFYATYDVMTGVRIAATLGGFFGLMVFLVIYKSRSRSTTKALKDPTIAAVAAAVIQEEEERELQEAIEATAFSLLQEELHINFPGLKRDRLMSLGNVSAPPMLNRPHRFSSVGGGGYSSLLNPPPRRYSYASSRGHRNSVSVSSRVLSAMGESFGQDDYFLESDGEEADDEFDQFTTTADVGYPPGNFLAVPGRGTESRRSSAMTCCSTESSFLERRCSAITLGLSSLSRSPSRQQSRDDPRSNGGPYCGGGTASAAASAAGATCADWDAFYPGINIIEATPKSSPCPSERVAHRGTTTATTTGSLCARELFSGIGGSGSSRRHQYQLYDDSSIDCISEYPVETDVELGQVRSLRHKNYHSSSSRVDEVSIANHRNPVAVGIVGVASGSGVRRAPLASLSSFKMSSADGPDSDQRSCGSDSVFDESCADTDEDLQQFSTDSDELSIPDDEEEEVQQVQRSRPAVAGPSNQQQQTGASSSSGGGGVRASDSIYVDIEKPNDTSCLSSLSNRSKLKPDNSRGNNLVTRIETKAIIERQQQNDSSSNSRDRSPSPRSTATTVLNPPSSVSSSAATTIAVSHNSKDNNNTSTSSKNSKHHHTSSKSKNDDNSNQKQVERDPDTNNKCVEVNVIIKNHSQHHHHIKSPSVILELPILTIDEDSSQSPLSPVDPCVPGPSRKWSKETLF from the exons ATGGGAAAAGCCGCGCGACGGTCCGTTGCGTCAGATCCGTCGTCGCCGACCTTATCCTTTTTGCAACGCTACTCTTCAACCGACCCCGCTGCCGCCACGTCATCAACTGACGCAAAACGCACATCCTCGCCCTTCTCGAGTTCACCCTTCTTCTTCAGCAGCAACAGCTCTCCAGCATCCAGCAGTCCGTACCGATCGCCACGATCATCGTCGGCGGAGGGACAGCCACAGACCACTTCCGGCGattccggcagcagcagcagcagcagttcggACTACTCCGACGAGCATCCCTTATTCGAACCCGAGGCCTACACGCCATCGCCGCCGTTGGGCACCAGCCCGGAGCAGACCACACCGAAATTCGG CAACCAGACGCAGGCCGACCGGGACCGGGAACGGCTCAGGATGGAGTTTTACGCGACGTACGACGTGATGACTGGCGTCCGGATCGCTGCCACGCTCGGTGGCTTCTTTGGCCTTATGGTGTTCCTGGTGATCTACAAGAGCCGTAGCCGGTCCACGACCAAGGCGCTCAAG GATCCCACGATAGCGGCGGTGGCCGCGGCCGTCATCCAGGAAGAGGAGGAACGTGAACTGCAGGAAGCGATCGAAGCGACGGCCTTTTCCCTCCTCCAGGAGGAACTCCACATAAACTTCCCGGGCCTGAAACGCGACCGGTTGATGTCGCTCGGGAACGTGAGTGCGCCGCCGATGCTGAACCGACCGCACCGATTCTCGTCGGTTGGTGGCGGCGGGTACAGCAGCCTGTTGAACCCGCCGCCCCGTCGATACTCGTACGCCAGCAGCCGGGGCCATCGGAACAGTGTGTCGGTGTCGTCGCGCGTCCTCAGTGCCATGGGCGAGAGCTTCGGGCAGgacgattattttttagagagcGACGGCGAGGAAGCTGACGACGAGTTCGACCAGTTTACGACGACGGCGGACGTGGGCTACCCGCCGGGGAACTTTCTGGCCGTGCCGGGACGG GGGACGGAGTCCCGCCGCAGCAGCGCGATGACCTGCTGCAGCACGGAGAGTTCCTTCCTGGAGCGACGCTGCTCGGCCATCACGCTGGGTTTGTCCTCGCTGTCGCGCTCTCCGTCGCGCCAACAGAGCCGTGACGATCCCCGAAGTAACGGCGGACCGTACTGTGGCGGCGGAACGGCTTCTGCGGCGGCCTCGGCTGCGGGGGCGACCTGCGCCGACTGGGACGCGTTCTACCCGGGCATCAACATCATCGAGGCAACGCCGAAGAGTTCACCGTGTCCAAGCGAGAGGGTGGCGCACCGTGGGACGACGACTGCGACGACGACGGGTAGTTTGTGTGCGAGGGAGTTGTTTAGTGGGATTGGGGGAAGTGGGAGTAGTAGAAGGCACCAGTATCAGCTGTACGACGATAGTTCGATCGACTGCATATCGGAGTATCCGGTGGAGACGGATGTCGAGTTGGGACAGGTGAGGTCGCTGCGGCATAAGAACTATCACAGCAGTAGCAGCAGGGTGGACGAGGTTAGTATAGCGAACCATCGGAATCCGGTGGCGGTGGGGATTGTGGGGGTGGCCAGCGGTTCCGGAGTTCGGCGTGCCCCGTTGGCGTCGCTAAGTTCCTTCAAGATGTCGTCGGCGGATGGTCCCGACAGTGACCAGCGGAGTTGCGGGTCGGACTCGGTGTTTGACGAGAGCTGTGCGGACACCGACGAAGATCTGCAGCAATTCAGCACGGACAGCGACGAGCTGAGTATTCCAGatgacgaggaggaggaggttcAGCAGGTTCAGCGTTCCAGGCCGGCGGTGGCCGGTCCTAgcaatcagcagcagcagacaGGTGCTAGCAGTAgcagtggtggtggtggagttCGTGCCAGTGATAGTATTTATGTCGATATCGAAAAACCAAATGATACTAGTTGTTTAAGTAGTCTTTCAAATAGATCGAAGCTGAAACCGGACAACAGCCGGGGCAACAACCTAGTGACTAGAATCGAAACCAAAGCAATCATCGAAAGACAGCAACAAAatgacagcagcagcaacagccggGACCGGTCACCGTCCCCGCGGTCCACCGCGACGACGGTGCTCAATCCCCCTAGCAGTGTCAGCTCTAGCGCCGCCACCACCATCGCCGTTAGCCATAACAGTAAGGACAACAATAACACTAGCACTAGCAGTAAAAACAGCAAACATCACCACACTAGCAGTAAGAGCAAAAACGACGATAATAGCAATCAAAAGCAGGTCGAACGCGACCCGGACACTAATAATAAATGCGTTGAAGTTAATGTTATAATTAAAAACCATAGCCAGCATCACCACCACATCAAAAGCCCCTCTGTGATTCTCGAGCTCCCGATACTGACGATCGACGAGGACAGCTCGCAGTCGCCGCTGTCGCCGGTGGATCCGTGCGTGCCCGGTCCCTCGCGGAAGTGGTCCAAGGAGACGCTGTTCTAG
- the LOC6045008 gene encoding serine-rich adhesin for platelets isoform X2, whose translation MGKAARRSVASDPSSPTLSFLQRYSSTDPAAATSSTDAKRTSSPFSSSPFFFSSNSSPASSSPYRSPRSSSAEGQPQTTSGDSGSSSSSSSDYSDEHPLFEPEAYTPSPPLGTSPEQTTPKFGSTSSSESSLDTISLASSSSTTTTTSTQAPTATSRTPSTSVATPTTLLTTAASIRPSSTTSTASTTIAAVATLKPSEGTPPSTTASPASTGSPGTSSTPSLSLPSSRLCSNQTQADRDRERLRMEFYATYDVMTGVRIAATLGGFFGLMVFLVIYKSRSRSTTKALKDPTIAAVAAAVIQEEEERELQEAIEATAFSLLQEELHINFPGLKRDRLMSLGNVSAPPMLNRPHRFSSVGGGGYSSLLNPPPRRYSYASSRGHRNSVSVSSRVLSAMGESFGQDDYFLESDGEEADDEFDQFTTTADVGYPPGNFLAVPGRGTESRRSSAMTCCSTESSFLERRCSAITLGLSSLSRSPSRQQSRDDPRSNGGPYCGGGTASAAASAAGATCADWDAFYPGINIIEATPKSSPCPSERVAHRGTTTATTTGSLCARELFSGIGGSGSSRRHQYQLYDDSSIDCISEYPVETDVELGQVRSLRHKNYHSSSSRVDEVSIANHRNPVAVGIVGVASGSGVRRAPLASLSSFKMSSADGPDSDQRSCGSDSVFDESCADTDEDLQQFSTDSDELSIPDDEEEEVQQVQRSRPAVAGPSNQQQQTGASSSSGGGGVRASDSIYVDIEKPNDTSCLSSLSNRSKLKPDNSRGNNLVTRIETKAIIERQQQNDSSSNSRDRSPSPRSTATTVLNPPSSVSSSAATTIAVSHNSKDNNNTSTSSKNSKHHHTSSKSKNDDNSNQKQVERDPDTNNKCVEVNVIIKNHSQHHHHIKSPSVILELPILTIDEDSSQSPLSPVDPCVPGPSRKWSKETLF comes from the exons ATGGGAAAAGCCGCGCGACGGTCCGTTGCGTCAGATCCGTCGTCGCCGACCTTATCCTTTTTGCAACGCTACTCTTCAACCGACCCCGCTGCCGCCACGTCATCAACTGACGCAAAACGCACATCCTCGCCCTTCTCGAGTTCACCCTTCTTCTTCAGCAGCAACAGCTCTCCAGCATCCAGCAGTCCGTACCGATCGCCACGATCATCGTCGGCGGAGGGACAGCCACAGACCACTTCCGGCGattccggcagcagcagcagcagcagttcggACTACTCCGACGAGCATCCCTTATTCGAACCCGAGGCCTACACGCCATCGCCGCCGTTGGGCACCAGCCCGGAGCAGACCACACCGAAATTCGG TTCAACTAGTAGTAGCGAAAGTAGTTTAGACACCATCAGCTTAGCTAGCAGTAGTTCTACAACGACAACAACTAGTACTCAAGCTCCGACTGCAACTAGTAGAACACCATCAACTTCCGTCGCCACTCCGACTACTCTTCTAACGACTGCTGCTAGTATTAGACCTTCTTCTACCACTTCGACTGCCTCAACTACTATCGCTGCTGTTGCCACACTCAAACCTTCGGAAGGCACTCCACCGTCGACTACTGCGAGTCCTGCTAGCACAGGTTCTCCCGGCACCAGTTCCACTCCCTCACTCTCACTGCCCTCGTCTCGTCTCTGCAGCAACCAGACGCAGGCCGACCGGGACCGGGAACGGCTCAGGATGGAGTTTTACGCGACGTACGACGTGATGACTGGCGTCCGGATCGCTGCCACGCTCGGTGGCTTCTTTGGCCTTATGGTGTTCCTGGTGATCTACAAGAGCCGTAGCCGGTCCACGACCAAGGCGCTCAAG GATCCCACGATAGCGGCGGTGGCCGCGGCCGTCATCCAGGAAGAGGAGGAACGTGAACTGCAGGAAGCGATCGAAGCGACGGCCTTTTCCCTCCTCCAGGAGGAACTCCACATAAACTTCCCGGGCCTGAAACGCGACCGGTTGATGTCGCTCGGGAACGTGAGTGCGCCGCCGATGCTGAACCGACCGCACCGATTCTCGTCGGTTGGTGGCGGCGGGTACAGCAGCCTGTTGAACCCGCCGCCCCGTCGATACTCGTACGCCAGCAGCCGGGGCCATCGGAACAGTGTGTCGGTGTCGTCGCGCGTCCTCAGTGCCATGGGCGAGAGCTTCGGGCAGgacgattattttttagagagcGACGGCGAGGAAGCTGACGACGAGTTCGACCAGTTTACGACGACGGCGGACGTGGGCTACCCGCCGGGGAACTTTCTGGCCGTGCCGGGACGG GGGACGGAGTCCCGCCGCAGCAGCGCGATGACCTGCTGCAGCACGGAGAGTTCCTTCCTGGAGCGACGCTGCTCGGCCATCACGCTGGGTTTGTCCTCGCTGTCGCGCTCTCCGTCGCGCCAACAGAGCCGTGACGATCCCCGAAGTAACGGCGGACCGTACTGTGGCGGCGGAACGGCTTCTGCGGCGGCCTCGGCTGCGGGGGCGACCTGCGCCGACTGGGACGCGTTCTACCCGGGCATCAACATCATCGAGGCAACGCCGAAGAGTTCACCGTGTCCAAGCGAGAGGGTGGCGCACCGTGGGACGACGACTGCGACGACGACGGGTAGTTTGTGTGCGAGGGAGTTGTTTAGTGGGATTGGGGGAAGTGGGAGTAGTAGAAGGCACCAGTATCAGCTGTACGACGATAGTTCGATCGACTGCATATCGGAGTATCCGGTGGAGACGGATGTCGAGTTGGGACAGGTGAGGTCGCTGCGGCATAAGAACTATCACAGCAGTAGCAGCAGGGTGGACGAGGTTAGTATAGCGAACCATCGGAATCCGGTGGCGGTGGGGATTGTGGGGGTGGCCAGCGGTTCCGGAGTTCGGCGTGCCCCGTTGGCGTCGCTAAGTTCCTTCAAGATGTCGTCGGCGGATGGTCCCGACAGTGACCAGCGGAGTTGCGGGTCGGACTCGGTGTTTGACGAGAGCTGTGCGGACACCGACGAAGATCTGCAGCAATTCAGCACGGACAGCGACGAGCTGAGTATTCCAGatgacgaggaggaggaggttcAGCAGGTTCAGCGTTCCAGGCCGGCGGTGGCCGGTCCTAgcaatcagcagcagcagacaGGTGCTAGCAGTAgcagtggtggtggtggagttCGTGCCAGTGATAGTATTTATGTCGATATCGAAAAACCAAATGATACTAGTTGTTTAAGTAGTCTTTCAAATAGATCGAAGCTGAAACCGGACAACAGCCGGGGCAACAACCTAGTGACTAGAATCGAAACCAAAGCAATCATCGAAAGACAGCAACAAAatgacagcagcagcaacagccggGACCGGTCACCGTCCCCGCGGTCCACCGCGACGACGGTGCTCAATCCCCCTAGCAGTGTCAGCTCTAGCGCCGCCACCACCATCGCCGTTAGCCATAACAGTAAGGACAACAATAACACTAGCACTAGCAGTAAAAACAGCAAACATCACCACACTAGCAGTAAGAGCAAAAACGACGATAATAGCAATCAAAAGCAGGTCGAACGCGACCCGGACACTAATAATAAATGCGTTGAAGTTAATGTTATAATTAAAAACCATAGCCAGCATCACCACCACATCAAAAGCCCCTCTGTGATTCTCGAGCTCCCGATACTGACGATCGACGAGGACAGCTCGCAGTCGCCGCTGTCGCCGGTGGATCCGTGCGTGCCCGGTCCCTCGCGGAAGTGGTCCAAGGAGACGCTGTTCTAG
- the LOC6045008 gene encoding serine-rich adhesin for platelets isoform X1, translating to MGKAARRSVASDPSSPTLSFLQRYSSTDPAAATSSTDAKRTSSPFSSSPFFFSSNSSPASSSPYRSPRSSSAEGQPQTTSGDSGSSSSSSSDYSDEHPLFEPEAYTPSPPLGTSPEQTTPKFGLISSTSSSESSLDTISLASSSSTTTTTSTQAPTATSRTPSTSVATPTTLLTTAASIRPSSTTSTASTTIAAVATLKPSEGTPPSTTASPASTGSPGTSSTPSLSLPSSRLCSNQTQADRDRERLRMEFYATYDVMTGVRIAATLGGFFGLMVFLVIYKSRSRSTTKALKDPTIAAVAAAVIQEEEERELQEAIEATAFSLLQEELHINFPGLKRDRLMSLGNVSAPPMLNRPHRFSSVGGGGYSSLLNPPPRRYSYASSRGHRNSVSVSSRVLSAMGESFGQDDYFLESDGEEADDEFDQFTTTADVGYPPGNFLAVPGRGTESRRSSAMTCCSTESSFLERRCSAITLGLSSLSRSPSRQQSRDDPRSNGGPYCGGGTASAAASAAGATCADWDAFYPGINIIEATPKSSPCPSERVAHRGTTTATTTGSLCARELFSGIGGSGSSRRHQYQLYDDSSIDCISEYPVETDVELGQVRSLRHKNYHSSSSRVDEVSIANHRNPVAVGIVGVASGSGVRRAPLASLSSFKMSSADGPDSDQRSCGSDSVFDESCADTDEDLQQFSTDSDELSIPDDEEEEVQQVQRSRPAVAGPSNQQQQTGASSSSGGGGVRASDSIYVDIEKPNDTSCLSSLSNRSKLKPDNSRGNNLVTRIETKAIIERQQQNDSSSNSRDRSPSPRSTATTVLNPPSSVSSSAATTIAVSHNSKDNNNTSTSSKNSKHHHTSSKSKNDDNSNQKQVERDPDTNNKCVEVNVIIKNHSQHHHHIKSPSVILELPILTIDEDSSQSPLSPVDPCVPGPSRKWSKETLF from the exons ATGGGAAAAGCCGCGCGACGGTCCGTTGCGTCAGATCCGTCGTCGCCGACCTTATCCTTTTTGCAACGCTACTCTTCAACCGACCCCGCTGCCGCCACGTCATCAACTGACGCAAAACGCACATCCTCGCCCTTCTCGAGTTCACCCTTCTTCTTCAGCAGCAACAGCTCTCCAGCATCCAGCAGTCCGTACCGATCGCCACGATCATCGTCGGCGGAGGGACAGCCACAGACCACTTCCGGCGattccggcagcagcagcagcagcagttcggACTACTCCGACGAGCATCCCTTATTCGAACCCGAGGCCTACACGCCATCGCCGCCGTTGGGCACCAGCCCGGAGCAGACCACACCGAAATTCGG ACTCATCAGTTCAACTAGTAGTAGCGAAAGTAGTTTAGACACCATCAGCTTAGCTAGCAGTAGTTCTACAACGACAACAACTAGTACTCAAGCTCCGACTGCAACTAGTAGAACACCATCAACTTCCGTCGCCACTCCGACTACTCTTCTAACGACTGCTGCTAGTATTAGACCTTCTTCTACCACTTCGACTGCCTCAACTACTATCGCTGCTGTTGCCACACTCAAACCTTCGGAAGGCACTCCACCGTCGACTACTGCGAGTCCTGCTAGCACAGGTTCTCCCGGCACCAGTTCCACTCCCTCACTCTCACTGCCCTCGTCTCGTCTCTGCAGCAACCAGACGCAGGCCGACCGGGACCGGGAACGGCTCAGGATGGAGTTTTACGCGACGTACGACGTGATGACTGGCGTCCGGATCGCTGCCACGCTCGGTGGCTTCTTTGGCCTTATGGTGTTCCTGGTGATCTACAAGAGCCGTAGCCGGTCCACGACCAAGGCGCTCAAG GATCCCACGATAGCGGCGGTGGCCGCGGCCGTCATCCAGGAAGAGGAGGAACGTGAACTGCAGGAAGCGATCGAAGCGACGGCCTTTTCCCTCCTCCAGGAGGAACTCCACATAAACTTCCCGGGCCTGAAACGCGACCGGTTGATGTCGCTCGGGAACGTGAGTGCGCCGCCGATGCTGAACCGACCGCACCGATTCTCGTCGGTTGGTGGCGGCGGGTACAGCAGCCTGTTGAACCCGCCGCCCCGTCGATACTCGTACGCCAGCAGCCGGGGCCATCGGAACAGTGTGTCGGTGTCGTCGCGCGTCCTCAGTGCCATGGGCGAGAGCTTCGGGCAGgacgattattttttagagagcGACGGCGAGGAAGCTGACGACGAGTTCGACCAGTTTACGACGACGGCGGACGTGGGCTACCCGCCGGGGAACTTTCTGGCCGTGCCGGGACGG GGGACGGAGTCCCGCCGCAGCAGCGCGATGACCTGCTGCAGCACGGAGAGTTCCTTCCTGGAGCGACGCTGCTCGGCCATCACGCTGGGTTTGTCCTCGCTGTCGCGCTCTCCGTCGCGCCAACAGAGCCGTGACGATCCCCGAAGTAACGGCGGACCGTACTGTGGCGGCGGAACGGCTTCTGCGGCGGCCTCGGCTGCGGGGGCGACCTGCGCCGACTGGGACGCGTTCTACCCGGGCATCAACATCATCGAGGCAACGCCGAAGAGTTCACCGTGTCCAAGCGAGAGGGTGGCGCACCGTGGGACGACGACTGCGACGACGACGGGTAGTTTGTGTGCGAGGGAGTTGTTTAGTGGGATTGGGGGAAGTGGGAGTAGTAGAAGGCACCAGTATCAGCTGTACGACGATAGTTCGATCGACTGCATATCGGAGTATCCGGTGGAGACGGATGTCGAGTTGGGACAGGTGAGGTCGCTGCGGCATAAGAACTATCACAGCAGTAGCAGCAGGGTGGACGAGGTTAGTATAGCGAACCATCGGAATCCGGTGGCGGTGGGGATTGTGGGGGTGGCCAGCGGTTCCGGAGTTCGGCGTGCCCCGTTGGCGTCGCTAAGTTCCTTCAAGATGTCGTCGGCGGATGGTCCCGACAGTGACCAGCGGAGTTGCGGGTCGGACTCGGTGTTTGACGAGAGCTGTGCGGACACCGACGAAGATCTGCAGCAATTCAGCACGGACAGCGACGAGCTGAGTATTCCAGatgacgaggaggaggaggttcAGCAGGTTCAGCGTTCCAGGCCGGCGGTGGCCGGTCCTAgcaatcagcagcagcagacaGGTGCTAGCAGTAgcagtggtggtggtggagttCGTGCCAGTGATAGTATTTATGTCGATATCGAAAAACCAAATGATACTAGTTGTTTAAGTAGTCTTTCAAATAGATCGAAGCTGAAACCGGACAACAGCCGGGGCAACAACCTAGTGACTAGAATCGAAACCAAAGCAATCATCGAAAGACAGCAACAAAatgacagcagcagcaacagccggGACCGGTCACCGTCCCCGCGGTCCACCGCGACGACGGTGCTCAATCCCCCTAGCAGTGTCAGCTCTAGCGCCGCCACCACCATCGCCGTTAGCCATAACAGTAAGGACAACAATAACACTAGCACTAGCAGTAAAAACAGCAAACATCACCACACTAGCAGTAAGAGCAAAAACGACGATAATAGCAATCAAAAGCAGGTCGAACGCGACCCGGACACTAATAATAAATGCGTTGAAGTTAATGTTATAATTAAAAACCATAGCCAGCATCACCACCACATCAAAAGCCCCTCTGTGATTCTCGAGCTCCCGATACTGACGATCGACGAGGACAGCTCGCAGTCGCCGCTGTCGCCGGTGGATCCGTGCGTGCCCGGTCCCTCGCGGAAGTGGTCCAAGGAGACGCTGTTCTAG